The following nucleotide sequence is from Nitratidesulfovibrio termitidis HI1.
CGGGGCACGAGCCCCTGCGCGCCCTGCTGCGCTCGGCGCCCTGCTACGGCAACAACAATCCCTATGCCGACGCCATTGCCAGGGAAGTGGACCGCATGACCCAGGTCTTTGCGGAAAAGTACTCCCGGATTCGCGGCATCAACTGCGACGTGCGCTACGTGCCCATCACCTCGCACGTGCCCTTTGGCAAGGTGGTCAGCGCCACCCCCAACGGCCGCAGGGCGTGGACGGCCCTGTCCGACGGTTCCTCCGCCTCGCACGGCGCGGACCGCAACGGGCCCACGGCGGTACTGCTGTCCAACTACAATTCCAAGAACTGCGACCTGGAGAACCGCGCCTCGCGCCTGCTGAACATCAAGCTGTCGCCCAGGTGCGTTGCCGGCGAGACGGGCACCCGCAAGCTCGTGGATCTCATCCGCAGTTGGTGCGACCTCAAGTTGTGGCACCTGCAGTTCAACATCATCAACAGGGAAACCCTGCTCAAGGCCAAGGCCGATCCCGACAGATACCGGGGCCTTCTGGTGCGCATCGCGGGGTACAGTTCCTACTTCTGCGACCTGTCGCCCGACCTGCAGGACGACGTCATCAACCGTACCGAGCACGACGCGATCTAGCCCCAGAGGCGGGGAAGGCCCAGAACCTTCCCCGCCTCCGCCACGGGAGAGGCATACCCATGCACGACAGGGAAATGACGGGCATCGTCTTCAACATGCAGAAATATTCCGTGCACGACGGCGCGGGCATCCGCACCATGGTCTTCCTGAAGGGCTGCCCGTTGCGCTGCGCATGGTGCAGCAACCCGGAATCCCAGAGGCTCCAGCCTGAACGCGGGTACAACCGGTACACGTGTCTTTCGCCCTCGGTGTGCGGCCACTGCATTCCCGCCTGCCCGGCGGGCTGCATCTTCGAGATAGAGGGCCTGCTGGCCATCGACCACCAGCGCTGCACGGGGTGCCTGCGGTGTGCAGACGCCTGCCCCACGAAGGCCATGAGCGTCTATGGCCAGCGCCTCGGCGTTGACGACGTGCTCGAGGCCGTGGAGCAGGACTCCGTGTTCTACGCCCGCTCCGGTGGCGGCATGACCCTGTCCGGCGGGGAGGCCATGTACCAGCCCGACTTCACGGTGGCCTTGCTGCGCGAGGCACGCCGCAGGCACATCAACACGGTGATGGAAACCTGCGGACATTGTGACGGCGATGCACTGGTCGAAGCCTGCCGCCACATCGACGGGTTGCTGTTCGACATCAAGCACCTGTCCACCGAGCGACACCGCCAGGGCACCGGCGTGGGCAACGAGCGAATCCTGGCGAACTTCCTCCGGATATGCGCAGAATTCCCCGCATTGCCCATCACTGCCCGCACCCCGGTCGTTCCGGGATTCAACGACAACGAAGACGACATCCGGGCCATTGCCCGGTTCCTGCCCAAGCGCGCCAACCTCGTGCACGAACTGCTGCCCTACCACCGCATGGGGCAGCCGAAGTACGAGTTCCTCGGCCGCGCCTTTCCCATGGGGGGGGCGCAACTGGAGGAAAACATCATGCCCCGCCTTCAGGAAGTGGCCCTGGCCCGCTGACCCTCCAACCGGCCCCGCGCACCGGCCACCGCGCCGTGCGCGCCATGCCCCCGGCGTGCCCCGCAGCATGCCGGGGGCACTTCTGCGCCCCACGGAAGGCAAACAGTGCAAATCGGCACATTTTCCCGAACGCCACGTCGCATTTTTGCAACAGAAAAACCCTGCACCAAACTCAATTCAGTATAATTGCAGCGTTTTTCACGACGCCACGCCTGAGTCGTATTTTTGCATCATATATAAGATATAGTACACTTCCAGCGAGCAGTATTTCTGCGCTTATAAAATTATTCGCATTTCAAGCGTGTTACAAAGCAATCAACAATGGCAACCAATACTTTTTATTTTGACTCGACCTCTCTCGTCCTGCCCATACCCCCACCATACAACACCTCAATGAGGTCACTGCATTCCCAACGCCAGACAACGACACGCCAATACTCTGTTTTAACTATATAAAACTGCAGAAATAGTGCTGTGCACTCAAACAATTAAACCGTTCGCACAATCATTCACAAACGGCACCCTTCTTGCTTTTCATGCTGCACGCACACGCGTCGACCGTCCATTGCAATGTCGACGCAGTTCTGTGTCCGTGCAAACATAAACGCCACCATACAACACCATATATACATGAAAATAAATCACACGGGGCTTCCCATGCCGGACCATGCACGTTCACGCCGCAAAAATCCGACGAAAGGCCATTGCAGTACCCCGTGCCGAGGTTTTCTCAAAAACGTCGTCGCAGGCATTGTGCCCTCCTCTTGCCACGCGGAGAGGCGCCATCACCCCGCAAGCACGCCGCATCATCCCGGCGTGGACTGCCGATAACCCCACGCCGGAAGGTCCGCCATGCCAGCACTCCGTCCGCAGTGCCCCTTTGCGCTGTTCGATCTTTCCGGCCGGACGGCGTTGGTCACCGGTGGCAATTCCGGGCTTGGCGAAGCCATGGCCACGGCGTTGGGGTTGGGCGGCGCCAGGGTGCTCCTGCTGGCGCGGCGCCGCCGCGAACTGGACGAAGCGGCAACGCGCCTTGCCGGTCTCGGCATCGAGGCACTTGTCCTCTCCGCCGACCTTTCCGACCCTTCCGCCATTGCCGACAGCGCGGCGCACGCCCGCCAGGCGCTGGGGCACGTGGACATCCTTATCAACGCGGCCGGAGTCAACCTGCGCCAGCCCTTCGAGGAAATCACCCCCGAGGCATGGCGACGGCAGGTGGACCTGCACCTTTCCGCGCCGTTCTTTCTGGCCCGCGAACTGGCGCCCGGCATGCGCGAGCGCGGCTGGGGCCGCATCATCAACATCGGTTCCCTGCAATCGTACCGGGCCATGCCCGACAGCGCGCCCTACGGTGCGGCCAAGGGGGGCATCATCCAACTCACCCGTGCCATCGCCGAGGCCTGGGGTCCATACGGCATCACCTGCAACGCCATCGCCCCCGGCTTTTTCCCCACCTCGCTCACCGCGCCGGTGTTCGACAATCCCCAAACCGTGGCCCGGCACGCCGCCCAAACGTGCCTTGGCCGCAACGGCCGACTGGAGGATCTGCACGGCCTTACCCTGTTTCTCGCAAGCAACGCATCTTCGTACGTCACCGGACAAACGATCATGCTCGATGGTGGATTCACGGCGAAATGACTGGTGTTTTCCTGTGTCAAACGGCTCCGTTCCCAGCTTCATGTGACAATTTCACAGAACAGCAACAGCGAGGTCGCACATGAAAAAACGTCTGGCCACTGCCCTTGCCTTCCTGCTCGCCAGCATGCTTCTCACCGGATTCCTTCCCCTCGCCGCGCAAGCGGCGGACAAACCCGAAGTCCGCACCAGCGCGCAGCCCTGTCTGCACGGCATGCCGCTGTGGCACGCGGAAAAAGCCGGTTGGCTCACCAACGCCCCGTTCGTCGACAAGTTCATGCTGTTCGCTTCGGGGGCGCCGCAGGTCGAGGCCCTTGCAGCCAACCAGTGGGACGTGGGGGCCATGGGCGCCCTGCCCACCATGATGGCCAGCATGCGGTACGGCTACAAGCTGATCGGCATCTCCAACGACGAATCCGAAACCAACGACCTGTGGGTACGCCCCGATTCGCCACTGCTGAAGACCAAGGGCGCCAACCCCAAGTTCCCGGAAATCCATGGCAGCGCCGATGACTGGAAGGGCAGGAAGGTGCTGGCCACCACCGTCTCCACCGGCCACTACGCCCTCACCGCCACCCTTGCCGCCCTGGGCCTGAAGGACGCCGACGTTTCCCTCGTGCACATGGAGCAGGGCCAGGCTGTCACGGCCTTCAACGCGGGAGAGGGCGACATCATCCAGCTGTGGGCCCCCTTCAGCTACATTGCCGAGGCCAAGGGCTGGAAAAAGGTCTCTTCCGGCAGCAAGGCCGGGGTGGTCATCATCGGCGGCATCGGCGTGCGCAAGGAATTCGCGGAACAGCACCCCGACCTCGTGGTGGACTGGCTGGACGTGTACATGCGCGGCATCGAGATGATGCGGAACGAGCCTGGCAAGAGCGTCGACCCGCTGCTGAACTACTTCACCGGCTATTGCGGCCTGGAACTGACGCGCGACCAGGTGGAAAAGGAATTCAAGTACCGCCCGCTGTATGACGTGAACGAGCAGGTGCGCCTGCTGGAAGACCCGTCCAAGACTGCGGCATGGATGGACGGCGTTGCCAAATTCATGCTTTCGCAGGGTCGCATTGCCGCCAAGGAATACGACCGCTACGCCAAGAACCACTTCGAGATCGATCCCTCCTTCATGAAGAAGCTGGCCGAACGTCGCGCTGCGGCGAAATAGCCTTTCCTCGCCATCCTCCGGCGGTGAAGCCCGCCGGAGGATGGAACCGAGCCCCGTGGCGGTTTCCGCTCCGGAGTGCCACCCCGGCCCGCCCTTTGCGGGATGGCCGGAAAGGCCGGAAGGTTCCGCCGCCCCCTCCCACGTGCGACAGGAGTCCCGCATGCAGAGCACGACACACGACGCATCAGGCCCCGTATCACTGGATGTGGAAAAAGCCGGATACATCGCGGCCGCAGTACGGCAGCACTGGATATCCGTCATCAGCCTGGTGCTCTTTCTGATCTTTTGGGAACTGATTTGCCGGTTCGAGATCATCGGGCCGTATCAGCTCGTTCCGCCTTCCGAAGTTCTTGGCGTGTTCGCCGACAAGTTCACGAACCCCAACCCCGACGGCGCGCTGTTGCAGCAGCATGCCTGGGCCAGCCTTTCCCTGGCGCTGGTGGGCTTTGGGGCCGCGGTGTGCATCGGCGTGCCACTGGGGCTGCTGATGGGCTGGTACCGCCCCGTCAACCTGATGGTGCGCCCGCTGTTCGACGCGGTGCGCCCCATCCCCCCCATCGCCTGGATACCCATCGCCATCCTGTGGCTGGGCATCGGCATCCACGCCAAGGCGTTCATCATCTTCCTCGCGGCGTTCGTGCCCTGCGTGATCAACTCCTACACCGGCATCCGCCTGACCAACCCGGTGCTGATCCGCGTGGCGCGCATCTACGGCGCCTCCGATTTCGAGACCTTCCGGAAAATCGGCGTTCCCTCGGCCATTCCCATGGTGTTCACGGGCATCAAGCTGTCGCTCAACGCCGCGTGGACAACCCTGGTGGCGGCCGAACTGCTGGCCGCCTCGCAGGGGCTCGGCTACCTCATCCAGCTTGGCCGTCGGCTGGCCCGTCCGGACATCATCATCGTGGGCATGCTGGCCATCGGTTTGCTGGGCGCGCTCATGTCGTGGGGGCTGACCAGGATCGAGTCCCGCTTCGCATCCTCACGGAGGCTCTCATGACCGCATCGTTCCGCAAACGGCTGGTGCCCGTGGCCATGACCACGGGTTCGCTGCTGGCCTTCCTCGTGTTCTGGCAGGTGGTTTCCCTGTACACGAACCCGGAATTCCTTCCCTCTCCACGGCAGGTATGGGTGGAAGCCTTGCGCCTGTTCCACACCCAGGTGGGCGGCAAGGACCTGCTCACGCACGTGGGCTTCAGCTTGCGCCGCGTGCTTACCGCCTACCTGTGGGCCATCGTGCTGGGGCTGCCGCTGGGCCTGTGCATGGGCTGGAACCGGGTCTGCGAGCAGATAGTCTCGCCCATTTTCGAACTGCTGCGCCCCATACCGCCCATCGCCTGGATACCCATCGCCATCCTGTGGCTGGGCGTGGCCGAGGGGTCGAAGGTGTTCATCTGTTTCGTCGGTTCCTTCGTCATCCTGGTGCTGAACTCGTACACCGGCATGCGCTACGTGGACCCGCTGCTGATCGACGCCGCCCGCTCGTTCGGGGCCACGCGCAGGCAGCAGTTCTTCAACGTGGCGGTGCCCGCCTGCCTGCCGTCCATCTTCGCCGGGCTGCAGAACGCGCTGTCCATGGCCTGGATGTGCGTGCTGGCGGCGGAACTGGTGGGCGCGCGCGAAGGCGTGGGCTTCATCATCATCCAGGGCATGGACCTGAACAGGCCGCCCATGATCCTCGTGGGCATGATCCTGATCGGCATCGTGGGGTCGCTGCTGGCGGCCTCGCTGCGCTGGGCGGAACGGGCCCTGTGTCCGTGGCGGAGGGAACTGGTATGACGGAACAGACTGCCAAGATCGAATGCCGCAACCTGTCCAAGGCCTTTCACGTACCCGGACAACCCCAGCGACTGCTGGTGCTCGACCGCGTGTCGCTGGCCGTGCGCGAAAACGAATTCCTGGTCATCCTCGGTCCGGGCCAGTGCGGCAAGACCGTACTGCTCAACTGCATCGCCGGGCTCATCGAACCCTCGGCCGGGGATGTGCTGCTGGACGGCGCCCTTGTCACGGCGCCGGGGCCTGACCGGGCCATGGTCTTCCAGCGCTACGCGCTGATGCCGTGGAAAACCGTGGAGCACAACGTGGCCTTCGGCCTTGCCGTACGCGGCGTGCCGCAGAAGGAACGGCTGGAGATCGCCCACCGCTACATCGACCTCGTGGGCCTGCAGGGCTTCGAAAAGGCCTACCCCGAACAGCTTTCCGGCGGCATGAAGCAGCGCGTGGGCATTGCCCGCGCCTACGCCAACGCGCCGGAAATCCTGCTCATGGACGAACCGTTCGGCGCGCTGGACGCGCAGACGCGCTACGCCATGGAGCAGGACCTGCGTTCCATATGGGAAAAGGAAAAGCGGACGGTCATCTTCGTCACCAACAACATCGAAGAAGCCATATACCTTGGCGACAGGATTCTGGTCATGTCCGTACTGCCCGGCACGGTGAAGGCGGAATACCTGATCGATATTCCCTCGCCGCGCAATTATACAGACCCTGCGTTCCTCACCTACAGAAAGATGATCTCCGAAGCCACGGATCTTTCCATATAGGAGGCATTCCATGGAAGCTGCACCGCAGTATCCCTACGCGCACGAGCGCAAGGTCAAGGTACAGGTGGAAAGCCTTACCAAGTGCTACGGCGACCTTCTGGTGCTCGACAAGATCAACTTCGAAATCTACCAGGGCGAACTGCTGTGCATCGTCGGCCCCACGGGGTGCGGCAAGACCACGTTCCTGAATTGCCTTTCGCAGTTCATTCCCATGACGGAAGGTTCCATCCTGGTGGACGGCGTGCCCGCCTCGCCGGCAATCCACAACATCGCCTTCGTGTTCCAGGAAGTTTCCGCCATTCCGTGGCTGACGGTGGAGGACAACATCCGCTTCGGCCTGCGCATCAAGCGCCTGCCCGAAGACGAGATAGAGCGGCGCACCGAGCGCATGCTCGACCTCGTGGGCCTGCGCAAGTACCGCACCTACTTCCCGCAGCAGCTTTCGGCCAGCATGGAGCAGCGCGTGGTCATCGCGCGCAACTTCGCCATCAACCCCGACCTGCTGTTGATGGACGAGCCCTACGGCCAGCTCGACGTCAAACTGCGCTACTACCTCGAAGACGAACTGATCCGCATCTGGAAGGAACTGGGCAGCACGGTGGCCTTCATCACCCACAACATCGAGGAAGCCATCTACCTCGCCGAGCGCATCCTCATCCTTTCGCCGAAACCCTCCACCATCAAGGAGGAGGTCATCGTGGACCTGCCCCGCCCCCGCCAGTACGACGACCCCGAATTCGTCCGGCTGCGCGAATACGTGACCGAACGCATCAAGTGGTGGTAGGCCCCCGCCCGCCATCGTTCCCAGTCCATAGCGGCCTCTATCGCCCGCGCCGTTCTCCGGCCCCTTTTGGCCCGCTTGGCCACATTCCGGGGGGCGCGACGGACGCAACGTCAAACCGGGTCCGCGCTCTGCGCGGACAATACCCGCCAAGGAGAAACGTCATGCATATCGGATTCATCGGCGCAGGGCTGATGGGTGGTCCGCTGGCCCGCAATCTCATCCGGGCCGGAAAGGACGTCCTGGTCTACGACCTGAACGCCGAAGCCGCCGCGCGCACCGCCAGCGTCGGACCCACCGGGCGCACGGCCTCCGCCCTGGTCGACCTTGCCGGGTGCGACCTGGTGTTCACCAGCCTGCCCCTGCCCACCCACGTGGAAGGGGTGATGCTGGGCGACGACGGCCTGCTGCAACGGCTGAAGCCCGGCGCCATCCATGTGGAACTGAG
It contains:
- the hpsH gene encoding (2S)-3-sulfopropanediol dehydratase activating enzyme, which produces MHDREMTGIVFNMQKYSVHDGAGIRTMVFLKGCPLRCAWCSNPESQRLQPERGYNRYTCLSPSVCGHCIPACPAGCIFEIEGLLAIDHQRCTGCLRCADACPTKAMSVYGQRLGVDDVLEAVEQDSVFYARSGGGMTLSGGEAMYQPDFTVALLREARRRHINTVMETCGHCDGDALVEACRHIDGLLFDIKHLSTERHRQGTGVGNERILANFLRICAEFPALPITARTPVVPGFNDNEDDIRAIARFLPKRANLVHELLPYHRMGQPKYEFLGRAFPMGGAQLEENIMPRLQEVALAR
- a CDS encoding SDR family NAD(P)-dependent oxidoreductase, yielding MPALRPQCPFALFDLSGRTALVTGGNSGLGEAMATALGLGGARVLLLARRRRELDEAATRLAGLGIEALVLSADLSDPSAIADSAAHARQALGHVDILINAAGVNLRQPFEEITPEAWRRQVDLHLSAPFFLARELAPGMRERGWGRIINIGSLQSYRAMPDSAPYGAAKGGIIQLTRAIAEAWGPYGITCNAIAPGFFPTSLTAPVFDNPQTVARHAAQTCLGRNGRLEDLHGLTLFLASNASSYVTGQTIMLDGGFTAK
- a CDS encoding ABC transporter substrate-binding protein, which codes for MKKRLATALAFLLASMLLTGFLPLAAQAADKPEVRTSAQPCLHGMPLWHAEKAGWLTNAPFVDKFMLFASGAPQVEALAANQWDVGAMGALPTMMASMRYGYKLIGISNDESETNDLWVRPDSPLLKTKGANPKFPEIHGSADDWKGRKVLATTVSTGHYALTATLAALGLKDADVSLVHMEQGQAVTAFNAGEGDIIQLWAPFSYIAEAKGWKKVSSGSKAGVVIIGGIGVRKEFAEQHPDLVVDWLDVYMRGIEMMRNEPGKSVDPLLNYFTGYCGLELTRDQVEKEFKYRPLYDVNEQVRLLEDPSKTAAWMDGVAKFMLSQGRIAAKEYDRYAKNHFEIDPSFMKKLAERRAAAK
- a CDS encoding ABC transporter permease yields the protein MQSTTHDASGPVSLDVEKAGYIAAAVRQHWISVISLVLFLIFWELICRFEIIGPYQLVPPSEVLGVFADKFTNPNPDGALLQQHAWASLSLALVGFGAAVCIGVPLGLLMGWYRPVNLMVRPLFDAVRPIPPIAWIPIAILWLGIGIHAKAFIIFLAAFVPCVINSYTGIRLTNPVLIRVARIYGASDFETFRKIGVPSAIPMVFTGIKLSLNAAWTTLVAAELLAASQGLGYLIQLGRRLARPDIIIVGMLAIGLLGALMSWGLTRIESRFASSRRLS
- a CDS encoding ABC transporter permease, giving the protein MTASFRKRLVPVAMTTGSLLAFLVFWQVVSLYTNPEFLPSPRQVWVEALRLFHTQVGGKDLLTHVGFSLRRVLTAYLWAIVLGLPLGLCMGWNRVCEQIVSPIFELLRPIPPIAWIPIAILWLGVAEGSKVFICFVGSFVILVLNSYTGMRYVDPLLIDAARSFGATRRQQFFNVAVPACLPSIFAGLQNALSMAWMCVLAAELVGAREGVGFIIIQGMDLNRPPMILVGMILIGIVGSLLAASLRWAERALCPWRRELV
- a CDS encoding ABC transporter ATP-binding protein, producing the protein MTEQTAKIECRNLSKAFHVPGQPQRLLVLDRVSLAVRENEFLVILGPGQCGKTVLLNCIAGLIEPSAGDVLLDGALVTAPGPDRAMVFQRYALMPWKTVEHNVAFGLAVRGVPQKERLEIAHRYIDLVGLQGFEKAYPEQLSGGMKQRVGIARAYANAPEILLMDEPFGALDAQTRYAMEQDLRSIWEKEKRTVIFVTNNIEEAIYLGDRILVMSVLPGTVKAEYLIDIPSPRNYTDPAFLTYRKMISEATDLSI
- a CDS encoding ABC transporter ATP-binding protein, which gives rise to MEAAPQYPYAHERKVKVQVESLTKCYGDLLVLDKINFEIYQGELLCIVGPTGCGKTTFLNCLSQFIPMTEGSILVDGVPASPAIHNIAFVFQEVSAIPWLTVEDNIRFGLRIKRLPEDEIERRTERMLDLVGLRKYRTYFPQQLSASMEQRVVIARNFAINPDLLLMDEPYGQLDVKLRYYLEDELIRIWKELGSTVAFITHNIEEAIYLAERILILSPKPSTIKEEVIVDLPRPRQYDDPEFVRLREYVTERIKWW